From one Perca flavescens isolate YP-PL-M2 chromosome 4, PFLA_1.0, whole genome shotgun sequence genomic stretch:
- the inka2 gene encoding PAK4-inhibitor INKA2, producing MEQQLSKPECKNMDACLRRLKQELLCMKEAGDGLHAQMNSMMGALQELKLLQVQTAVENLDISGRHINRGLPHPAPTAPPEALATVASTSGKGHGSCFSQNMLEEASPSPMPSPRPSRESRNTFSRDDKSLSRNRSSLGTSSSSASSLESESEGSERSAQSVTDLESIPKRWSGYSAPQVDFYGPIVGNPPPEPYPQPQASGRAQAVDLPGILYSLSREGPSLDSDYSQDSTDDASDWTSSLMSRSRNRQPLVLGDNVFADLVGNWLDLPEVEREEWEEEERRKRREERIADGEVDRPDTPAHPLRLSRSQEICRKFSLTTNIFKKFLRSVRPDRDKLLKERPGWMAPELQESDLFKRPKKVAPKSSKGSFYLPFWANGQQGKGRPCPHLAEAERNHQHHFPQLHQQPFAGIYLDRRQPETGLEKMQPLFDYNTAVWV from the coding sequence CTGTGTATGAAAGAAGCCGGAGATGGCCTCCACGCTCAGATGAATTCAATGATGGGAGCCCTTCAGGAACTCAAGCTCCTTCAGGTTCAGACAGCAGTAGAAAACCTCGACATTTCTGGTCGGCATATTAACCGAGGACTCCCACATCCAGCTCCGACAGCTCCTCCTGAAGCATTAGCAACAGTGGCTTCAACCTCAGGCAAGGGTCACGGGTCCTGCTTTAGCCAAAACATGCTTGAGGAGGCCAGCCCGAGTCCGATGCCAAGTCCAAGGCCGTCACGGGAGAGCAGAAACACCTTCAGCCGTGATGACAAGAGCCTGTCTCGAAACAGAAGCAGCCTGGGAACATCATCTTCCTCAGCATCCAGCCTTGAGAGTGAAAGCGAGGGAAGTGAAAGAAGCGCACAAAGCGTGACTGACCTTGAGTCTATACCCAAAAGGTGGTCAGGATACTCCGCCCCGCAGGTGGATTTCTATGGACCAATCGTGGGAAACCCTCCACCGGAGCCCTACCCTCAGCCACAGGCTTCCGGTCGAGCTCAGGCGGTGGACCTTCCTGGGATCCTGTACAGCCTCTCCAGAGAAGGCCCTTCTTTGGACAGCGACTACTCCCAGGACAGCACAGACGATGCCAGCGACTGGACTTCTTCACTCATGAGCCGCAGCCGCAACCGTCAGCCATTAGTGCTTGGCGACAACGTCTTCGCCGACCTCGTGGGCAACTGGCTAGACCTTCCCGAAGTGGAGAGGGAAGAATgggaagaagaggaaaggaggaagagaagagaggagaggatagCGGATGGAGAGGTGGACAGGCCAGACACCCCAGCTCACCCTCTCCGCCTCAGCCGCTCGCAGGAGATCTGTAGGAAATTCTCATTAACCACAAACATCTTCAAGAAGTTCCTGCGCAGCGTCCGGCCTGACAGGGACAAGCTGCTCAAGGAGAGGCCTGGTTGGATGGCTCCGGAGCTGCAAGAGAGCGACCTCTTCAAAAGGCCAAAGAAAGTGGCCCCTAAAAGTTCAAAAGGCAGCTTCTACCTGCCCTTCTGGGCAAATGGACAACAGGGCAAAGGCAGGCCATGTCCTCATTTAGCTGAAGCAGAGAGGAACCACCAACACCACTTCCCCCAGCTCCACCAGCAGCCATTTGCTGGCATTTATTTAGACAGGAGACAGCCAGAGACTGGTCTTGAGAAAATGCAGCCCTTGTTTGACTACAACACAGCTGTGTGGGTCTGA